Sequence from the Anaerolineales bacterium genome:
TACCGCTTTGGTTGTGGGTATGTTTGCTCTATCCTTCCTGTCCGCTCAATACTCCATAGTGCCGAGTAATTCTTCCTCACCCTGAGAAAGCAATCGATTGCGATAATTTCTGCTCCAAGCGTCCCGCACGCATCCACGCACGAATCGATAGATGATATAATTCGGGAGAACTGGGTTTGTACAAGTTCGTGTCGTTTTTTTAGGAGGTTGATGTGAATGTCGTTCAATGAACTGGTCGATAAGATCAAAGCCGGTGAAGTCTCCAAGATCGTCGTCAACGACAACGATCTCGAGGTGGAATACAACCAACCGGGAATGACGGCCGTTAGCCGTAAAGAGCCCACGAAGACTTTCGTGGGACAATTGATCGATTTCGGACTCACGCCTGAATATTTGGCCGAAAATCCATTCGAACTCGAGATTAAAGAACCGAGTGATTGGAACACGGTCCTTAGTCTGATAACGTACATCCTGCCAGCGCTGCTCGTCGTCGGGCTGATCTGGTTCATGCTGCGCCAGGCGCAAGGCAGCAACAATCAAGCGCTGTCGTTTGGCAAGAGTCGGGCGCGCATGTTCACCGGTGATCAACCAACGATCACCTTCGAAGACGTTGCCGGCGTCGAGGAAGCCAAGGAAGAGCTGCAGGAGGTCGTAGAATTTCTCAAGGAACCCGAAAAATTCATAACTCTCGGCGCGCGTATCCCCAAAGGCGTTCTTCTGATTGGCGCCCCGGGCACCGGAAAAACCATGATGGCGAAAGCGGTATCCGGCGAAGCGGGCGTACCATTCTTTTCGATCTCGGGTTCAGAATTCGTCGAGATGTTTGTCGGCGTCGGCGCAAGCCGTGTGCGCGATCTTTTCGATCAAGCCAAGCGTCACTCACCATGCATCGTCTTCGTCGATGAAATCGATGCCGTCGGGCGCCACCGCGGTGCAGGACTCGGCGGCAGTCACGATGAGCGTGAACAAACGCTGAATCAAATGTTGGTCGAAATGGATGGTTTCGACACCGACACCAACGTGATTATCATGGCGGCGACCAACCGGCCCGATATTTTGGACCCCGCCTTGCTGCGTCCGGGAAGATTCGACAGGCGTGTCGTTCTCGACCGTCCGGACATGCGCGGGCGCGAGGCGATCCTCAAGGTCCACACGAAGGGAAAACCATTGGAAGTCGATGTGGATCTCAGCATCATCGCCAAATCCACTCCCGGGTTCGTCGGCGCCGATCTCGAGAATCTGGTCAACGAGGCCGCGATCCTGGCTGCTCGACGAGACAAG
This genomic interval carries:
- the ftsH gene encoding ATP-dependent zinc metalloprotease FtsH; translation: MSFNELVDKIKAGEVSKIVVNDNDLEVEYNQPGMTAVSRKEPTKTFVGQLIDFGLTPEYLAENPFELEIKEPSDWNTVLSLITYILPALLVVGLIWFMLRQAQGSNNQALSFGKSRARMFTGDQPTITFEDVAGVEEAKEELQEVVEFLKEPEKFITLGARIPKGVLLIGAPGTGKTMMAKAVSGEAGVPFFSISGSEFVEMFVGVGASRVRDLFDQAKRHSPCIVFVDEIDAVGRHRGAGLGGSHDEREQTLNQMLVEMDGFDTDTNVIIMAATNRPDILDPALLRPGRFDRRVVLDRPDMRGREAILKVHTKGKPLEVDVDLSIIAKSTPGFVGADLENLVNEAAILAARRDKRTIGQPEFEESIERVIAGPERKSRIISEEEKRIVAYHEAGHAIIAHVIPEADPVHKVSIIARGMMGGYTMALPEDDRTLTSKNKMKADLAFGLGGRAAEEIVFNDITSGASNDLERVTKLARSMVTRLGMSDSLGPMVYGQKEELVFLGREIGEQRDYSENIAELIDDEVRQLVQEAHLRARDILTKYRDQLETIAQRLIEVETLDRDEFARMFAEPVQPKNSGTPVPIPSAGD